One Doryrhamphus excisus isolate RoL2022-K1 chromosome 17, RoL_Dexc_1.0, whole genome shotgun sequence genomic region harbors:
- the LOC131105225 gene encoding C-X-C chemokine receptor type 3-like, with protein sequence MDINLDGLFRLNTSYDYDDDYVYTDDDFEYRRGRAVWIPLVYSVVLVIGLLGNGLLLAFLAQKKKRAWRISDTFVLHLSVADVLLLITLPLLAAQASQSCGWCVGLALCKITGVLFKLNFFCGIFLLAVICLDRYLSEVHAKPLFSHKNPWLTHLSCLFAWIVSLLLTIPDWFFLVLEPHPWKEDWTQCVPSLYPDDLKLASRLPHHVLSMAATIVIGCSCLLPWLQRSPKSLKKQKTAVAMLILVGVFYFCWMPYNVTLMVDTFSSDKTRKENGLSTKSSTRTSLTATAVLGCVHACLRPLLCLGLCTNFRKWTLAVMSCAKVEPKGSVWQLGVGEDALPEQKPEEEELKQVASVEQSKMSCDS encoded by the exons ATGGACATCAATCTGGATGGCCTATTCCGCCTGAACACCAGCTATGACTATGACGACGACTACGTGTACACAGACGACGACTTTGAGTACCGACGCGGCCGGGCGGTGTGGATTCCGCTAGTGTACTCGGTAGTGTTGGTCATCGGCCTGCTGGGGAACGGACTTCTTCTAGCGTTTCTGGCGCAGAAGAAGAAGCGTGCATGGAGGATATCGGACACCTTCGTCCTCCATCTGAGTGTCGCCGATGTCCTGCTCTTGATAACGCTGCCGCTGTTGGCCGCACAGGCGTCGCAAAGTTGCGGATGGTGTGTGGGCCTTGCACTCTGCAAGATCACTGGAGTTCTTTTTAAG CTCAACTTCTTCTGTGGGATCTTCCTCCTAGCCGTCATCTGCTTGGACCGCTACCTGTCGGAGGTTCATGCCAAACCGTTGTTCTCTCACAAAAACCCCTGGTTGACTCACCTCAGCTGTTTGTTTGCGTGGATCGTCTCCCTGCTCCTCACCATCCCCGACTGGTTCTTCCTGGTGTTGGAGCCCCATCCATGGAAGGAGGATTGGACCCAATGCGTTCCCAGCCTCTATCCCGACGACTTAAAACTAGCGTCACGTCTCCCTCACCATGTTCTTAGCATGGCCGCTACAATTGTTATCGGCTGCTCGTGTTTACTGCCGTGGCTCCAGCGTTCGCCCAAAAGCCTCAAAAAGCAGAAGACAGCTGTCGCCATGCTTATCCTGGTGGGCGTCTTCTATTTCTGCTGGATGCCGTATAACGTCACTCTCATGGTGGACACCTTCAGCAGCGACAAGACAAGAAAAGAAAACGGTTTATCTACTAAAAGCTCCACAAGAACATCTTTAACGGCCACGGCGGTGTTGGGTTGCGTCCACGCATGCCTCAGGCCGCTGCTGTGCCTCGGACTTTGCACAAATTTCAGGAAGTGGACGCTGGCGGTGATGAGTTGCGCAAAAGTTGAACCCAAGGGGTCAGTGTGGCAGCTGGGCGTCGGCGAGGACGCCCTTCCCGAGCAGAAAcccgaggaggaggagcttaAACAGGTTGCAAGTGTGGAGCAGTCAAAGATGTCCTGTGACTCATAG
- the cxcr3.2 gene encoding C-X-C chemokine receptor type 3-2, protein MDEFMATTEDYWFFEYDNYTSSYETSKTYAAPCHHEDVYTFAQRYLPVVYSLVFFLAVVGNALVLCVIRRYRISRGGACSFTLTDTFLLHLAISDLLLAFTLPLFAVQWAHQWVFGELACKISGALFSLNRYSGILFLACISFDRYLAIVHAVSSSWKRSTCQAQIACGLIWVACLVLGGIDIAFKQVGEVDIMGQRGMLVCQVWFMENPMQWQVSLQLVSVILGFGLPLLIMLYCYIQIFRSLCNATRRQKRKSLRLIVSLVSVFVFCWAPYNCFQLTDSLQRLGLVAGGCQFGRIVDIGIMVTESVGLSHCALNPLLYGFVGVKFRREMARMFKGLLGARGWLGMDEWKDRRRKTSLYSSAESENTSYSVMG, encoded by the exons ATGGATGAATTTATGGCAACCACAGAAGACTACTGG TTTTTCGAGTATGATAATTACACCTCGTCCTATGAAACCAGCAAGACGTACGCAGCCCCCTGCCACCATGAGGACGTCTATACGTTTGCCCAGAGATACCTCCCCGTCGTCTACAGCCTCGTCTTCTTCCTGGCCGTGGTGGGCAACGCACTCGTACTGTGCGTGATCCGACGCTACCGCATCTCCCGCGGCGGCGCCTGTTCCTTCACCCTGACTGACACCTTCCTCCTCCACCTGGCCATTTCCGACTTGCTGCTAGCCTTCACACTCCCACTGTTCGCCGTGCAATGGGCCCACCAGTGGGTGTTCGGCGAGCTCGCCTGCAAGATCTCCGGGGCTCTTTTCTCCCTCAACCGCTACAGCGGAATTCTCTTCCTGGCTTGCATCAGCTTCGACCGCTACCTGGCCATCGTTCATGCCGTCAGCTCCAGCTGGAAGCGTAGCACCTGCCAGGCGCAGATCGCCTGCGGTCTCATCTGGGTCGCCTGCTTGGTCCTGGGCGGCATTGACATAGCATTTAAACAAGTGGGGGAAGTGGACATCATGGGTCAGCGAGGGATGCTAGTGTGCCAGGTTTGGTTCATGGAGAACCCCATGCAGTGGCAAGTGAGCCTGCAGCTCGTCAGCGTGATTCTGGGATTCGGACTCCCGCTCCTGATCATGCTTTACTGCTATATCCAGATCTTCCGGTCACTGTGCAACGCCACCCGTCGGCAAAAACGCAAGTCCCTGCGTCTCATTGTGTCCCTGGTGTCCGTCTTTGTGTTTTGCTGGGCGCCTTACAACTGCTTCCAGTTGACTGACAGTCTGCAGAGGCTGGGGCTAGTGGCCGGGGGGTGCCAGTTTGGTCGCATTGTGGACATCGGGATAATGGTCACCGAGAGTGTAGGGCTGTCTCATTGCGCTCTGAACCCGCTGCTGTACGGTTTCGTAGGGGTCAAGTTCCGTAGGGAGATGGCTCGGATGTTCAAAGGGTTGCTCGGAGCGAGAGGCTGGCTCGGCATGGACGAATGGAAGGACAGGAGGCGGAAAACAAGCTTGTACAGTTCTGCCGAGAGCGAGAACACCTCATATTCTGTCATGGGGTGA
- the cnfn gene encoding cornifelin homolog encodes MAFQPNVVTSQSQVTVKQYSVSSGVSDWSTNVCGCCDDCGICLCGTFVPCILGCKVAQDNGENCCLPFLPGALIALRTSMRSKYRIEGSVCCDWMVMACVPQCGLCQMAREQRMRE; translated from the exons ATGGCCTTCCAGCCTAACGTGGTGACATCTCAGTCTCAAGTTACCGTCAAACAGTACAGCGTGTCTTCTGGAGTATCCGACTGGAGCACAAACGTGTGCGGCTGTTGTGATGATTGCGGCATTt GTTTGTGTGGAACATTCGTGCCGTGCATTCTGGGCTGTAAGGTGGCTCAGGACAACGGGGAAAACTGCTGCCTGCCATTCCTCCCTGGAGCACTGATCGCTTTAAGGACCAGCATGCGTAGCAAATACCGCATTGAA GGCTCAGTGTGTTGCGACTGGATGGTTATGGCGTGCGTGCCCCAGTGTGGATTGTGTCAAATGGCACGGGAGCAACGGATGCGAGAATAA
- the tlr21 gene encoding toll-like receptor 21, with translation MASGYRKLLPLAVALIAAQLVATYTYKNCIEEMGSEKRSFRCMNRRDANISAILDGLPKSVLNLTIMANPIRHIPDKTFTRFENLQRLRLDCNHLNAIDNNAFHNLNHLQYLNLSFNNIYQLSSSPFKSLHNLTFLSLRGNKLKQLPEGIFSALLKLETLVLEKNLLTNFTRIVESVSNLKKLQTLKLCRNNFTSLVHSNTVSLPKSLDKLYICKNNLSTLGCHRSFLGYVQILDLSYNSQLPAMAFQDLDLANINYLNLRSTSVNVAKLLNISNIGVHHVDFTGTGLSDTGLLIELCKLLSRKAKSIPNLRLGNNGISNSNLRKDTLSYCPKITAFLDLSHNNLKSSEKNNDLNCFVFLQNSHNHLKTISYEHNHLRTLYSCNTKQVLPFYKMEEVTFRYNRILVVQADAFSHTPNLKTLKLNINTIAFLDHKALKGLTRLKTLRLDNNLLTDLYNDTFEDLFALKTLNLRNNRIAVIFNGTFLSLGNLTILDLGGNKITHFDVSGLEGLKSLSNLYLDGNCLKRIETCLHFVFYDTLTVLDLERNQIRFPKKSVSSPFVNLSQLKHLKLGGQVLYGISVLPYAFFRGLQNLASLYLSNNQISYIPPDAFDDLTGLNFLTLQKCCDVNMPLPSGVFKNLRNLSILDLENAGIQNFSKKVFGNLTKLNKLQLNHNGMQSIDMQTLESLTNLRYLDIRNLPLSCTCSNRLLQNWTLHNPDVQVVYLYNLPCQQGEKDNFYNFDTKVCFIDLEGYLFLSTALVTALFTTCTLLYVKLYWKLKYSYYVFCSWFGDQWRRFKEEEENCTYDAFISYNSNDEQWVMEQLLPNLEGNGSCFKLCLHHRDFEPGRDIVDNIVTAVYGSRKTICVVSRNFLQSEWCSLEIQLASYRLFDEHRDVLLLVFLEPITEHQMSSYHRMRKVMLKKTYLRWPGSGGINPLQAQELFWKQLRKAMRTGSKVETEDDDIGEGGVTLDNCDFGDSDTQTLIADENFYIS, from the coding sequence ATGGCAAGTGGATACCGCAAGTTATTACCACTGGCGGTGGCTCTCATAGCAGCCCAATTGGTCGCCACGTACACCTACAAAAACTGCATCGAAGAGATGGGCTCAGAGAAACGCAGTTTCAGATGCATGAACCGAAGGGACGCCAACATATCTGCCATTTTGGACGGCCTCCCAAAGTCGGTCCTCAATCTAACCATCATGGCTAATCCTATCCGGCACATTCCAGACAAGACCTTTACTCGTTTCGAGAACCTTCAGCGGCTCCGACTGGACTGTAACCATTTGAATGCTATCGACAACAACGCTTTTCACAACCTAAATCATCTTCAGTATCTCAATTTGTCCTTTAACAACATATACCAACTTAGCTCCTCCCCTTTTAAGAGCCTACACAATCTCACGTTTCTCTCGCTGAGAGGCAATAAATTAAAGCAGTTGCCTGAGGGTATTTTCTCAGCTCTCCTCAAGCTTGAAACTTTAGTCCTGGAGAAAAACCTCCTAACCAACTTCACCAGGATAGTTGAGTCTGTGTCCAACTTAAAGAAACTCCAGACACTTAAACTTTGTCGAAACAATTTCACCTCTCTAGTCCACTCCAATACTGTTTCGCTCCCTAAATCCCTCGATAAATTATACATCTGTAAAAATAATCTGTCCACATTAGGATGTCACCGTTCCTTCCTCGGGTATGTCCAGATTTTGGATCTGTCCTACAATTCCCAACTCCCCGCAATGGCATTTCAAGACTTGGACCTGGCAAACATCAACTACCTGAACTTGCGGTCAACAAGTGTGAACGTAGCAAAGCTCCTGAACATCAGCAACATCGGCGTTCATCACGTGGATTTTACTGGCACGGGTCTGAGTGACACAGGTCTGCTTATTGAGCTTTGCAAGTTGCTGAGCAGAAAAGCAAAGAGTATTCCGAACTTGCGTCTGGGCAATAACGGCATAAGTAATAGTAACCTAAGAAAAGACACACTGTCCTACTGTCCGAAGATCACCGCATTTCTGGATCTATCGCATAATAATCTGAAGAGCTCAGAGAAAAACAATGACTTAAATTgctttgtttttctgcaaaatagTCATAATCATCTAAAAACAATTAGTTATGAGCATAACCACCTGAGAACCCTTTACTCTTGCAATACAAAGCAGGTTCTGCCATTCTATAAGATGGAAGAGGTAACCTTCCGCTATAACCGCATACTGGTCGTCCAAGCTGATGCTTTCAGTCACACCCCAAATCTGAAAACCCTAAAGTTAAACATTAACACAATTGCTTTTCTCGATCATAAAGCGCTCAAGGGACTCACAAGACTCAAGACGCTCCGTTTGGACAATAACCTTTTAACAGATCTGTACAATGACACCTTCGAAGACCTGTTTGCTCTGAAAACACTCAACCTACGCAACAATCGTATAGCGGTCATTTTCAACGGGACATTTCTCAGTCTTGGCAATCTGACAATTTTGGACCTCGGAGGGAACAAAATCACTCATTTTGATGTATCCGGACTTGAGGGACTCAAAAGCCTCTCAAATTTATATCTAGATGGAAACTGTCTGAAACGGATCGAGACTTGTTTGCATTTTGTATTCTATGATACACTGACAGTGTTGGACTTGGAAAGAAATCAAATTCGCTTCCCCAAAAAAAGTGTCAGTTCGCCCTTCGTGAATCTGAGTCAACTTAAACACTTGAAATTAGGTGGCCAGGTTCTGTATGGCATTTCGGTTTTGCCGTACGCTTTCTTCCGTGGCCTCCAGAACCTGGCCTCACTTTATCTCAGCAATAATCAAATCTCTTACATTCCTCCCGATGCCTTTGACGACCTGACAGGTTTGAATTTCCTTACGCTGCAAAAGTGTTGTGATGTGAATATGCCGCTGCCATCGGGAGTCTTTAAAAACCTTCGGAATTTGTCCATATTAGATTTAGAGAATGCTGGCATTCAGAACTTTTCCAAAAAGGTTTTCGGAAATCTCaccaagttaaataaactgcaGCTCAACCACAACGGGATGCAAAGCATCGATATGCAGACATTGGAGAGTCTTACCAATCTGCGCTACTTGGACATACGGAACCTGCCTCTCAGTTGCACGTGCAGCAACAGGCTGTTGCAAAACTGGACGCTTCATAATCCGGATGTCCAGGTGGTGTATCTTTATAATCTGCCGTGCCAACAAGGCGAGAAAGACAACTTCTACAACTTTGACACCAAAGTCTGCTTCATTGACCTTGAGGGGTATCTTTTCTTGAGCACAGCTTTAGTTACTGCTCTGTTCACAACCTGTACGCTACTTTACGTTAAACTTTACTGGAAACTGAAGTACAGCTACTACGTGTTTTGTTCCTGGTTCGGTGACCAATGGCGTAGGTtcaaagaggaggaagagaatTGCACTTATGATGCATTTATTTCCTATAACTCCAACGACGAACAATGGGTCATGGAGCAGTTGCTGCCCAACCTGGAGGGCAACGGTTCGTGCTTTAAACTCTGCCTACATCATAGAGACTTTGAGCCCGGACGAGATATCGTGGACAATATCGTCACGGCCGTGTACGGTAGTCGCAAAACAATCTGCGTTGTGAGCAGGAATTTCCTCCAAAGTGAGTGGTGCTCCCTGGAAATCCAACTGGCCAGCTACCGGTTATTTGACGAGCACAGAGACGTCCTACTGTTGGTCTTCCTGGAACCAATCACCGAGCACCAAATGTCTTCCTATCACCGCATGAGGAAGGTCATGCTGAAGAAGACATATCTGCGGTGGCCTGGCTCAGGAGGTATTAACCCACTTCAGGCCCAAGAGCTGTTCTGGAAGCAGCTTCGCAAGGCAATGAGGACGGGCAGCAAAGTGGAAACGGAGGACGATGACATCGGGGAAGGTGGCGTGACTCTGGACAATTGTGATTTCGGAGATTCTGACACTCAGACTCTGATTGCGGATGAAAACTTTTATATTTCTTAA
- the si:dkey-250k15.4 gene encoding uncharacterized protein si:dkey-250k15.4 isoform X2, which yields MSNMDAKSTCKCNTKPKMKHLKSRKERSQMRGGSKAKHGQHHCHRHSSQDVAHLNRCRHSRCCTPRRDCSDVVPPSQEPSIITTARLIGHHGLFNHEVKSIDIERLLLEQKKKFYSEEDDHKKKEKAASMSHNHPLSSVEDDGESEKKRLQSTSQGPDITPGQQRVSSGSGESSKAAEKTQPACQEPKEKTPHLIVFSEEHTPKNQGPPDSQQPAPSISPSPCRPRSLVTIETASDASREDSLSKTVSSMGQRLCATLRFPFMKKRDLVAESREVLVHALQEAHGPHLQQNLLHMRTRCNVQLGREGLNQKAARKDEQRLWSPDKFSAPFQINSVVRPRFATEGASALETPGRKRFPWQLSPQPSERADGWLTSPMDTSVRLLEDLFRPSCSPDFSMDFGSSAESSSHHLFATSAAWRSKSSPPRHFHFDQPRDKSLSAFGPFEGRFTDDKRCHRSCQDLTGRYFVEQFPFQRDLLESEKYSFPSTFSGQFHPPPLSHFSQPPALTSLHSQHAQQSDRIRYPPSYILEKNPSPSLTPLPSPDHWSFPPMRLY from the exons ATGAGCAACATGGATGCTAAATCAACCTGCAAATGTAACACCAAGCCCAAAATGAAGCATCTGAAGTCGCGTAAAGAGCGTAGCCAGATGAGAGGCGGCAGTAAAGCCAAGCATGGTCAGCATCACTGCCACCGTCACAGCAGCCAAGACGTGGCACATCTGAACAGATGCCGACACTCTCGATGCTGCACTCCCAGAAGGGACTGCTCGGACGTGGTTCCTCCCTCACAAGAACCGAGCATTATCACAACGGCCCGCCTGATTGGTCACCACGGGCTCTTTAACCATGAGGTGAAGTCTATTGACATTGAACGCTTGCTACTGGAGCAGAAGAAAAAGTTCTATAGTGAAGAGGATGATCACAAGAAGAAGGAAAAAGCAGCTTCAATGTCTCACAATCATCCTCTCAGCAGTGTAGAGGATGATGGTGAAAGTGAGAAGAAAAGGCTTCAAAGTACTAGTCAGGGGCCAGACATCACACCAGGGCAGCAGCGTGTTTCATCAGGAAGCGGTGAAAGCTCAAAAGCAGCGGAAAAGACACAGCCTGCCTGTCAGGAACCAAAAGAGAAGACGCCACATCTTATAGTGTTTTCTGAGGAGCACACGCCCAAGAACCAGGGCCCTCCTGACTCCCAACAACCCGCTCCCAGCATCAGCCCAAGCCCCTGTCGGCCTCGCAGCTTGGTCACCATAGAAACCGCCTCTGATGCATCCAGAGAAGATTCGCTGTCCAAGACAGTCAGCTCGATGGGCCAGCGTTTGTGTGCCACTTTGCGCTTTCCATTCATGAAGAAGCGAGACCTGGTGGCAGAGAGCAGGGAGGTGTTGGTGCACGCTCTCCAGGAGGCGCATGGGCCGCATCTCCAACAGAACCTCCTCCACATGCGGACACGCTGCAACGTCCAGCTCGGAAGAGAAGGCTTGAATCAGAAGGCGGCTCGCAAAGATGAGCAGAGACTTTGGTCACCAG ACAAATTTTCAGCACCATTTCAAATCAACTCTGTTGTCCGGCCTCGTTTTGCCACTGAGGGCGCCTCAGCTTTAGAGACCCCAGGAAGGAAGCGTTTTCCTTGGCAGCTCAGTCCACAGCCCTCGGAAAGG GCGGATGGGTGGTTGACGAGCCCCATGGACACCTCGGTCCGTCTTTTAGAAGACCTATTCAGGCCCAGTTGTTCTCCAGACTTCAGCATGGACTTCGGCTCCTCCGCAGAGTCATCCAGTCATCACTTATTTGCCACGTCTGCCGCCTGGAGATCGAAAAGCTCACCGCCTCGGCACTTCCACTTCGACCAGCCCAGAGACAAATCGTTGTCCGCATTCGGTCCCTTCGAGGGCAGATTCACGGACGACAAAAGGTGTCACAGGAGCTGCCAAGACCTGACAGGTAGATACTTTGTTGAACAGTTTCCCTTTCAACGGGACTTGTTAGAAagtgaaaaatattcattccCCTCCACCTTTTCCGGACAATTTCACCCCCCTCCGCTCAGCCACTTCAGTCAGCCCCCCGCATTAACCTCCCTCCACTCCCAACACGCCCAACAAAGCGACAGGATCCGTTACCCGCCATCTTACATACTTGAGAAAAACCCTTCACCTTCACTAACACCCTTGCCAAGTCCTGATCACTGGTCCTTTCCCCCAATGAGACTGTATTGA
- the si:dkey-250k15.4 gene encoding uncharacterized protein si:dkey-250k15.4 isoform X1 — translation MSNMDAKSTCKCNTKPKMKHLKSRKERSQMRGGSKAKHGQHHCHRHSSQDVAHLNRCRHSRCCTPRRDCSDVVPPSQEPSIITTARLIGHHGLFNHEVKSIDIERLLLEQKKKFYSEEDDHKKKEKAASMSHNHPLSSVEDDGESEKKRLQSTSQGPDITPGQQRVSSGSGESSKAAEKTQPACQEPKEKTPHLIVFSEEHTPKNQGPPDSQQPAPSISPSPCRPRSLVTIETASDASREDSLSKTVSSMGQRLCATLRFPFMKKRDLVAESREVLVHALQEAHGPHLQQNLLHMRTRCNVQLGREGLNQKAARKDEQRLWSPDAFKTCFPDKFSAPFQINSVVRPRFATEGASALETPGRKRFPWQLSPQPSERADGWLTSPMDTSVRLLEDLFRPSCSPDFSMDFGSSAESSSHHLFATSAAWRSKSSPPRHFHFDQPRDKSLSAFGPFEGRFTDDKRCHRSCQDLTGRYFVEQFPFQRDLLESEKYSFPSTFSGQFHPPPLSHFSQPPALTSLHSQHAQQSDRIRYPPSYILEKNPSPSLTPLPSPDHWSFPPMRLY, via the exons ATGAGCAACATGGATGCTAAATCAACCTGCAAATGTAACACCAAGCCCAAAATGAAGCATCTGAAGTCGCGTAAAGAGCGTAGCCAGATGAGAGGCGGCAGTAAAGCCAAGCATGGTCAGCATCACTGCCACCGTCACAGCAGCCAAGACGTGGCACATCTGAACAGATGCCGACACTCTCGATGCTGCACTCCCAGAAGGGACTGCTCGGACGTGGTTCCTCCCTCACAAGAACCGAGCATTATCACAACGGCCCGCCTGATTGGTCACCACGGGCTCTTTAACCATGAGGTGAAGTCTATTGACATTGAACGCTTGCTACTGGAGCAGAAGAAAAAGTTCTATAGTGAAGAGGATGATCACAAGAAGAAGGAAAAAGCAGCTTCAATGTCTCACAATCATCCTCTCAGCAGTGTAGAGGATGATGGTGAAAGTGAGAAGAAAAGGCTTCAAAGTACTAGTCAGGGGCCAGACATCACACCAGGGCAGCAGCGTGTTTCATCAGGAAGCGGTGAAAGCTCAAAAGCAGCGGAAAAGACACAGCCTGCCTGTCAGGAACCAAAAGAGAAGACGCCACATCTTATAGTGTTTTCTGAGGAGCACACGCCCAAGAACCAGGGCCCTCCTGACTCCCAACAACCCGCTCCCAGCATCAGCCCAAGCCCCTGTCGGCCTCGCAGCTTGGTCACCATAGAAACCGCCTCTGATGCATCCAGAGAAGATTCGCTGTCCAAGACAGTCAGCTCGATGGGCCAGCGTTTGTGTGCCACTTTGCGCTTTCCATTCATGAAGAAGCGAGACCTGGTGGCAGAGAGCAGGGAGGTGTTGGTGCACGCTCTCCAGGAGGCGCATGGGCCGCATCTCCAACAGAACCTCCTCCACATGCGGACACGCTGCAACGTCCAGCTCGGAAGAGAAGGCTTGAATCAGAAGGCGGCTCGCAAAGATGAGCAGAGACTTTGGTCACCAG ATGCTTTTAAAACGTGTTTTCCAGACAAATTTTCAGCACCATTTCAAATCAACTCTGTTGTCCGGCCTCGTTTTGCCACTGAGGGCGCCTCAGCTTTAGAGACCCCAGGAAGGAAGCGTTTTCCTTGGCAGCTCAGTCCACAGCCCTCGGAAAGG GCGGATGGGTGGTTGACGAGCCCCATGGACACCTCGGTCCGTCTTTTAGAAGACCTATTCAGGCCCAGTTGTTCTCCAGACTTCAGCATGGACTTCGGCTCCTCCGCAGAGTCATCCAGTCATCACTTATTTGCCACGTCTGCCGCCTGGAGATCGAAAAGCTCACCGCCTCGGCACTTCCACTTCGACCAGCCCAGAGACAAATCGTTGTCCGCATTCGGTCCCTTCGAGGGCAGATTCACGGACGACAAAAGGTGTCACAGGAGCTGCCAAGACCTGACAGGTAGATACTTTGTTGAACAGTTTCCCTTTCAACGGGACTTGTTAGAAagtgaaaaatattcattccCCTCCACCTTTTCCGGACAATTTCACCCCCCTCCGCTCAGCCACTTCAGTCAGCCCCCCGCATTAACCTCCCTCCACTCCCAACACGCCCAACAAAGCGACAGGATCCGTTACCCGCCATCTTACATACTTGAGAAAAACCCTTCACCTTCACTAACACCCTTGCCAAGTCCTGATCACTGGTCCTTTCCCCCAATGAGACTGTATTGA
- the pafah1b3 gene encoding platelet-activating factor acetylhydrolase IB subunit gamma: MSAEERNPAATPTACKDSQGDGRWMSLHNRFLSDSKGKEPDVLFVGDFLVQLMHQFSVWRELFSPLHALNFGVGSDATQNVIWRLSNGELDHISPKIVVLWVGTQNHGHTAEQICGGIMEIVQVVKNKLPHAQTLVLGLLPRGKSPNPLRERNAKVNRLVRETVASLPHASFLDVDPGFVHSNGSISHQDMYDYLHLTPQAYQAVCEPLHAHLKSMLDRSADN; the protein is encoded by the exons ATGAGCGCCGAGGAGCGGAACCCAGCCGCCACACCCACTGCTTGTAAGGACAGCCAAGGAGATGGACGATGGATGTCTCTG CACAACCGTTTTCTTTCCGACAGCAAAGGCAAAGAACCCGATGTCCTCTTTGTTGGAGATTTTCTTGTTCAGCTCATGCATCAGTTTAGC GTATGGCGTGAATTGTTCTCTCCGCTCCACGCTCTGAATTTTGGCGTGGGTAGTGATGCGACACAGAATGTGATCTGGAGACTGAGCAACGGTGAACTAGACCACATTAGCCCAAAG ATCGTCGTGCTCTGGGTCGGGACCCAAAATCACGGCCACACCGCTGAGCAGATCTGTGGAGGCATCATGGAAATTGTTCAAGTCGTCAAGAACAAGCTGCCGCACGCTCAAACGCTCGTACTT GGACTACTACCTCGAGGTAAATCTCCAAACCCTCTGAGGGAGCGCAACGCCAAGGTGAATAGACTGGTGCGGGAAACTGTCGCCTCCCTCCCTCATGCCTCCTTCCTGGATGTAGACCCTGGTTTTGTCCACTCCAATGGCAGCATCTCCCACCAGGACATGTACGATTATCTTCACCTGACCCCCCAGGCCTACCAGGCAGTCTGCGAGCCCCTGCATGCTCACCTCAAGTCCATGCTGGACAGGTCTGCTGACAACTAA